One Actinomyces marmotae DNA window includes the following coding sequences:
- a CDS encoding DUF624 domain-containing protein produces MAGLLRFDSPFHRAWSAAADLVVINGLTLLGCLPVVTAGSALVACHRVTMEMAREEDVYTVRSWWRSFRVNLRGSLAWWLPMLSLIVLAAVELVVLGGRPGAAPPGSASRLASGVSGLVLAATLVLAGVAAWLLPLVAFFDNTASGHLGNALRLAVGALGRTSLCLVITAAPIALPLALPRTLPAVAWFMVIIGVGFQAYLIALVQRGVIDRLRRAAGTPDA; encoded by the coding sequence GTGGCCGGACTCCTCCGGTTCGACTCGCCCTTCCACAGGGCGTGGTCAGCGGCCGCGGACCTCGTCGTTATCAACGGTCTCACCCTTCTGGGGTGCCTGCCCGTGGTGACGGCGGGGTCCGCCCTCGTCGCCTGCCACCGCGTGACCATGGAGATGGCGCGGGAGGAGGATGTCTACACGGTCCGCTCCTGGTGGCGCTCCTTCCGCGTCAATCTGCGTGGCTCGCTGGCCTGGTGGCTGCCCATGCTCTCCCTCATCGTGCTGGCCGCCGTCGAGCTCGTCGTCCTGGGCGGGCGGCCGGGCGCCGCGCCCCCGGGAAGCGCCTCCCGCCTCGCCTCGGGCGTCTCGGGCCTCGTGCTGGCGGCTACCCTCGTCCTGGCCGGCGTGGCCGCCTGGCTCCTGCCCCTGGTGGCCTTTTTCGACAACACGGCCTCCGGTCACCTGGGGAACGCTCTGCGCCTGGCGGTCGGGGCGCTCGGGCGCACGAGCCTGTGCCTGGTCATCACCGCGGCCCCGATCGCCTTGCCCCTCGCGCTGCCGAGGACGCTGCCGGCCGTGGCCTGGTTCATGGTCATCATCGGCGTTGGCTTCCAGGCCTACCTCATCGCCCTCGTTCAGCGCGGCGTGATCGACCGCCTGCGTCGGGCCGCCGGCACGCCCGATGCCTGA
- a CDS encoding ABC transporter substrate-binding protein: MRLVSRRSMLCGSAALAVAATLAACGESGSSGKGGVYFLNFKPEAEEAFKAIAEAYKAKTGVEVKVVTAAAGKYEETLTSEVAKSAPPTLFNINGPVGLANWKDYATDLSDTAAARALTDNSLALKGDDGKIYGVPLATEGYGIIYNKAILDKYFAMDGAKAASVGEIKGFAKLKEVVEDIQAKKDELGISGAFAATSLSPGEDWRFQTHLANYPVFYELRDLGATDSKDLKLTYSENYKQIFDLYLNNSTIAPTEASAKAVTDSMSEFALGKCAFVQNGNWAWSQISEVAGNTVKQEDIHFLPIYVGVEGEEKYGIALGTENYLTINSEAPDAAKDATKDFLNWLLTDAEAAKMLVDKSVVSVAPYSAFSSLTPADPLGKEIVSYLNNKELSPVNWVFPTFPSQEFKDQLGQHLSQYASGKEDWTAVKDYFVKGWAEGKAKA; this comes from the coding sequence ATGCGACTCGTTTCCCGCCGCTCCATGCTCTGTGGCTCCGCCGCGCTCGCTGTTGCTGCAACCCTGGCAGCCTGCGGTGAGTCCGGTTCCTCTGGCAAGGGCGGTGTCTACTTCCTCAACTTCAAGCCTGAGGCCGAGGAGGCCTTCAAGGCCATCGCCGAGGCCTACAAGGCCAAGACCGGAGTTGAGGTCAAGGTCGTCACCGCCGCCGCCGGCAAGTACGAGGAGACCCTGACCTCCGAGGTCGCCAAGTCCGCCCCGCCCACCCTGTTCAACATCAACGGCCCGGTCGGCCTGGCCAACTGGAAGGATTACGCGACCGACCTGAGCGACACCGCCGCCGCCAGGGCCCTCACGGACAACTCGCTCGCCCTCAAGGGCGACGACGGCAAGATCTACGGCGTCCCGCTGGCCACTGAGGGCTACGGCATCATCTACAACAAGGCCATCCTCGACAAGTACTTCGCCATGGACGGCGCCAAGGCCGCGAGCGTCGGCGAGATCAAGGGCTTCGCCAAGCTCAAGGAGGTCGTTGAGGACATCCAGGCCAAGAAGGACGAGCTCGGCATCAGCGGCGCCTTCGCCGCCACCTCGCTCTCCCCGGGCGAGGACTGGCGCTTCCAGACCCACCTGGCGAACTACCCCGTCTTCTACGAGCTGCGCGACCTGGGTGCCACCGATTCGAAGGACCTCAAGCTCACCTACTCGGAGAACTACAAGCAGATCTTCGACCTCTACCTCAACAACTCCACCATCGCCCCCACGGAGGCCTCCGCGAAGGCCGTCACCGACTCCATGTCCGAGTTTGCGCTCGGCAAGTGCGCCTTCGTGCAGAACGGCAACTGGGCCTGGTCCCAGATCTCCGAGGTAGCGGGCAACACCGTCAAGCAGGAGGACATCCACTTCCTGCCCATCTACGTGGGCGTCGAGGGCGAGGAGAAGTACGGCATCGCCCTGGGCACGGAGAACTACCTGACGATTAACTCCGAGGCCCCCGATGCCGCCAAGGATGCCACTAAGGACTTCCTCAACTGGCTCCTCACCGACGCCGAGGCCGCCAAGATGCTCGTCGACAAGTCCGTCGTCTCAGTGGCCCCCTACTCGGCGTTCTCCAGTCTCACCCCGGCTGACCCGCTGGGCAAGGAGATCGTCTCCTACCTCAACAACAAAGAACTCTCCCCCGTCAACTGGGTGTTCCCGACCTTCCCGAGCCAGGAGTTCAAGGACCAGCTCGGCCAGCACCTGTCCCAGTACGCCTCCGGCAAGGAGGACTGGACCGCGGTCAAGGACTACTTCGTCAAGGGCTGGGCCGAGGGCAAGGCCAAGGCCTGA
- a CDS encoding carbohydrate ABC transporter permease, translated as MNSALKKYFPIFAGPTILAFLIAFLVPFFMGLYLSFTKFKTLTNAKWVGLDNYSKVLESDFGSALWFTVIVSVISIITVNLGAFTLAYLLTRKLKGTNFFRSVFFMPNLIGGIVLGFTWQVMLNAILKHWGQTIVNDWHLGLLGLILLVNWQLMGYMMIIYIAGLQNVPPELIEAAQIDGANGWTTLRNVTIPMVMPSITICLFLTLANTFKMFDQNLALTNGAPLKKTEMAALSIYNTMYHARNQMGQAQAAAVIFFLIVAAIALVQLRVTRAKEVDA; from the coding sequence ATGAACAGCGCACTCAAGAAGTACTTCCCGATATTCGCCGGACCCACGATCCTGGCCTTCCTCATCGCCTTCCTCGTCCCGTTCTTTATGGGGCTCTACCTGTCCTTCACCAAGTTCAAGACCCTGACGAACGCCAAGTGGGTGGGCCTGGATAACTACTCCAAGGTCCTTGAGTCGGACTTCGGCTCGGCGCTGTGGTTCACGGTCATCGTCTCGGTGATCTCCATCATCACCGTCAACCTCGGGGCCTTCACGCTGGCCTACCTGCTGACGCGCAAGCTCAAGGGCACCAACTTCTTCCGCTCGGTGTTCTTCATGCCCAACCTCATCGGCGGCATCGTCCTGGGATTCACCTGGCAGGTCATGCTCAACGCGATCCTCAAGCACTGGGGCCAGACCATCGTCAATGACTGGCACCTCGGCCTCCTCGGCCTCATCCTGCTGGTGAACTGGCAGCTCATGGGCTACATGATGATCATCTACATCGCGGGGCTGCAGAACGTTCCGCCCGAGCTCATCGAGGCCGCGCAGATCGACGGGGCGAATGGGTGGACGACGCTGCGCAACGTCACCATCCCGATGGTCATGCCCTCGATCACCATCTGCCTGTTCCTCACCCTGGCGAACACCTTCAAGATGTTCGACCAGAACCTGGCGCTGACCAACGGCGCCCCGCTCAAGAAGACCGAGATGGCGGCCCTGAGCATCTACAACACCATGTACCACGCCCGCAACCAGATGGGGCAGGCGCAGGCCGCCGCGGTGATCTTCTTCCTCATCGTCGCCGCGATCGCGCTCGTTCAGCTGCGCGTCACCCGCGCCAAGGAGGTCGACGCATGA
- the fbaA gene encoding class II fructose-bisphosphate aldolase: MAIATPESYADMLDRAKAGKYAIPAINVTSSQTLSAALKGFADAESDGIVQISNGGAAYWSGSSRADKVKGSIAFAAYARAVGDLYPVQIGLHTDHCPKAMLEPWIIPLLEIEAEQVKRGELPMFNSHMWDGSAESLDDNIEIAVDMLARAKAANVVLEIEIGAVGGEEDGIKGEENANLYTTADDAWRAIEALGLGENGRYITALTFGNVHGAYKPGHVKLRPEILGEIQDDVAKRLGDRLSTKVGTQDSPFDLVMHGGSGSTDEEIATAVRNGVIKMNVDTDTQYAYTRPVADWMLKNYDGVLKIDGEVGNKKTYDPRAWGKAAENGMAARVVEACERLGSVGSAKR, translated from the coding sequence GTGGCCATCGCTACCCCGGAGTCGTACGCGGACATGCTTGATCGCGCGAAGGCTGGCAAGTACGCCATCCCCGCCATCAACGTCACCTCCTCCCAGACTCTCTCCGCCGCCCTGAAGGGTTTTGCCGACGCCGAGTCGGACGGCATCGTTCAGATCTCCAACGGCGGCGCCGCCTACTGGTCCGGCTCCTCCCGCGCCGACAAGGTGAAGGGCTCGATCGCCTTCGCCGCCTACGCCCGCGCCGTCGGCGACCTCTACCCGGTCCAGATCGGCCTGCACACCGACCACTGCCCCAAGGCGATGCTCGAGCCCTGGATCATCCCGCTCCTGGAGATCGAGGCCGAGCAGGTCAAGCGCGGTGAGCTCCCGATGTTCAACTCCCACATGTGGGACGGCTCCGCCGAGTCCCTCGACGACAACATCGAGATCGCCGTCGACATGCTCGCCCGCGCCAAGGCCGCCAACGTCGTCCTCGAGATCGAGATCGGCGCCGTCGGTGGCGAGGAGGACGGCATCAAGGGCGAGGAGAACGCCAACCTCTACACCACGGCCGACGACGCCTGGCGCGCCATCGAGGCCCTGGGCCTGGGTGAGAACGGCCGCTACATCACCGCCCTCACCTTCGGCAACGTCCACGGCGCCTACAAGCCCGGCCACGTCAAGCTCCGCCCGGAGATCCTCGGCGAGATCCAGGACGACGTCGCGAAGCGCCTCGGCGACCGCCTGTCCACCAAGGTCGGCACCCAGGACTCCCCCTTCGACCTCGTCATGCACGGCGGCTCCGGCTCCACCGACGAGGAGATCGCCACCGCGGTGCGCAACGGCGTCATCAAGATGAACGTCGACACCGACACCCAGTACGCCTACACCCGTCCGGTGGCCGACTGGATGCTGAAGAACTACGACGGCGTCCTCAAGATCGACGGCGAGGTCGGCAACAAGAAGACCTACGACCCGCGCGCCTGGGGCAAGGCCGCCGAGAACGGCATGGCCGCCCGCGTCGTCGAGGCCTGCGAGCGCCTCGGCTCCGTCGGCTCCGCCAAGCGCTGA
- a CDS encoding carbohydrate ABC transporter permease, which produces MSAASTAVRPTTAPARARAAEPSGSMGRSIITALLAILSLVWLVPLVFILINSFKGRFHISDSPFSLPTGERFSGFTNYASGLKLNGFAQAIGWSLFITVGSVAVILLLTAMTAYYITRVKTWWTSVIYYVFAFSMIAPFQLVMFPTSKVADLLGLASPWGMIVLYLGFGGALSVFLFAGFIKSIPMEIEEAAYMDGCSPLQTYFRVVMPLLKPTAVTVAILNTMWVWNDYLLPYLVIGHDENYKTIPIVIQALTGSNGNKDLGAQMAMLVLAIIPIVVFYLVSQKHIIEGVAAGAVKG; this is translated from the coding sequence ATGAGCGCCGCCAGCACCGCCGTCCGGCCCACCACCGCCCCGGCCCGCGCGAGGGCCGCCGAGCCCAGCGGGAGCATGGGGAGGTCGATCATCACCGCCCTCCTGGCGATCCTGTCGCTCGTGTGGCTGGTCCCATTGGTCTTCATCCTGATCAACTCCTTCAAGGGCCGCTTCCACATCTCCGACAGCCCCTTCTCCCTGCCCACGGGTGAGCGCTTCTCTGGATTCACCAACTACGCCTCCGGCCTCAAGCTCAACGGCTTCGCGCAAGCCATCGGCTGGTCGCTGTTCATCACGGTGGGCTCGGTCGCGGTGATCCTCCTGCTGACCGCGATGACCGCCTACTACATCACCCGGGTGAAAACCTGGTGGACTTCCGTCATCTACTACGTCTTCGCCTTCTCGATGATCGCCCCGTTCCAGCTCGTCATGTTCCCCACCTCCAAGGTGGCCGACCTGCTCGGACTGGCCAGCCCGTGGGGAATGATCGTGCTCTACCTTGGCTTCGGCGGGGCGCTGTCGGTGTTCCTCTTCGCGGGGTTCATCAAGTCGATCCCCATGGAGATCGAGGAGGCCGCCTACATGGACGGCTGCTCGCCGCTGCAGACCTACTTCCGGGTGGTCATGCCGCTGCTCAAGCCGACGGCGGTCACGGTCGCCATCCTCAACACCATGTGGGTGTGGAACGACTACCTCCTGCCCTACCTGGTCATCGGCCACGACGAGAACTACAAGACCATCCCGATCGTCATCCAGGCGCTTACCGGCTCCAACGGGAACAAGGACCTGGGAGCGCAGATGGCCATGCTCGTCCTGGCGATCATCCCGATCGTCGTCTTCTACCTGGTGAGCCAGAAGCACATCATCGAGGGCGTCGCCGCCGGCGCCGTCAAGGGCTGA
- the tpx gene encoding thiol peroxidase, which yields MAQITLHGDLITTTGTLPAVGAEAPAFELVGADLAPVTSESLRGKRLVLNIFPSIDTGVCASSVREFNKRAASLGNTTVLCVSADLPFAHARFCGAEGIENVVTASSFRSTFGHDYGVTIADSPMAGLLSRAVVVLDPQGTVLHAEQVPEVAQEPDYEAAIAALS from the coding sequence ATGGCTCAGATCACCCTTCATGGAGACCTCATCACGACTACCGGAACCCTGCCCGCCGTGGGGGCCGAGGCTCCCGCCTTCGAGCTCGTCGGCGCCGACCTCGCCCCGGTGACGAGCGAGTCCCTGCGCGGCAAGCGCCTCGTGCTCAACATCTTCCCGTCCATCGACACCGGCGTGTGCGCCTCCAGCGTGCGCGAGTTCAACAAGCGCGCCGCCTCCTTGGGCAACACCACCGTCCTGTGCGTCTCGGCGGACCTCCCCTTCGCGCACGCCCGTTTCTGCGGCGCCGAGGGAATCGAGAACGTCGTCACCGCCTCGAGCTTCCGTTCCACCTTCGGCCACGACTACGGCGTGACCATCGCCGACTCTCCCATGGCTGGGCTGCTCTCACGCGCCGTCGTCGTCCTGGACCCCCAGGGCACGGTTCTCCACGCCGAGCAGGTCCCCGAGGTCGCGCAGGAGCCCGACTACGAGGCCGCGATCGCCGCGCTCTCCTGA
- the pyrE gene encoding orotate phosphoribosyltransferase — MSTNDPQRARLAELVGELAVVRGAVTLASGLTSDFYVDMRRATLHHEAAPLIGHVMLDVLEEAGLTTEDYDAVGGLTMGADPVATAMLHAAASRGLELDAFVVRKAAKDHGMKRRIEGPSVEGRRVVVLEDTSTTGGSPLEAVEALREAGATVLAVAVVVDRATGARERIEATGVPYHAALGLGDLGLG, encoded by the coding sequence GTGAGCACCAATGACCCTCAGCGCGCCCGCCTGGCCGAGCTCGTCGGCGAACTCGCCGTTGTGCGAGGCGCCGTCACTCTCGCCTCCGGCCTGACCTCTGATTTCTACGTGGACATGCGCCGCGCCACCCTTCACCATGAGGCCGCCCCCCTCATCGGCCACGTCATGCTCGATGTGCTCGAGGAGGCGGGCCTGACCACCGAGGACTACGACGCCGTCGGCGGCCTGACCATGGGGGCGGACCCGGTGGCCACCGCCATGCTTCACGCGGCCGCCTCGCGCGGCCTTGAGCTCGACGCCTTTGTCGTGCGCAAGGCGGCCAAGGACCACGGGATGAAGCGCCGTATCGAGGGCCCGTCCGTCGAGGGGCGCCGCGTCGTCGTCCTTGAGGACACCTCCACCACCGGCGGCTCACCCCTGGAGGCTGTCGAGGCCCTGCGCGAGGCCGGGGCGACGGTCCTGGCCGTTGCCGTCGTCGTCGACCGCGCCACCGGGGCCCGCGAGCGCATTGAGGCCACCGGCGTGCCCTACCACGCCGCTCTGGGCCTTGGTGACCTGGGGCTGGGCTGA
- a CDS encoding helix-turn-helix transcriptional regulator gives MGSIGTRIKETLVARGQTQAALAAAVGLSESAMSKALAGTRSLSSIEAALIAEHLGLTMHWLVTGEADPFEVRAAARHSYDRPTGTYSCDPSADRQVLEDIALVYRQVQSA, from the coding sequence ATGGGCTCCATCGGTACGCGCATCAAGGAGACGTTGGTCGCGCGCGGCCAGACGCAGGCGGCTCTGGCTGCCGCCGTCGGTCTGAGCGAGTCGGCGATGTCCAAGGCCCTCGCCGGGACCCGGTCCCTGTCATCGATCGAGGCCGCGCTCATCGCCGAGCATCTTGGCCTCACGATGCACTGGCTCGTCACCGGTGAGGCGGATCCTTTTGAGGTCCGCGCGGCTGCGCGGCACAGTTATGACCGGCCCACGGGGACCTACTCGTGTGATCCCTCTGCTGACCGGCAGGTGCTTGAGGACATCGCCCTGGTCTACCGGCAGGTGCAGTCGGCGTGA
- a CDS encoding ImmA/IrrE family metallo-endopeptidase gives MSSLSVQRAAAKARSALGEGFASCFYDRVESALGVEVIVVPLSEDGYSLTLGGHKVIVVAATEHWYRSNFTLAHELGHFLVEGASSLGGQEAEDMANAFAADLLMPVERVGSVDWGRATAATVAQLCWELGVSTQALEVRLRYLRVTPGDEARSALAASTAALLRNSLASSVASPAEVSARVQYSARRRFPERVVTGLRRAVADGKAPQASLCWVLGLPSQEERDDDDEAVDPHGLDRNQAHEALATLRKHDRHVRPDGLRPDRQRPVGEAKTTWDAAP, from the coding sequence GTGAGCAGCCTGAGCGTCCAGCGGGCTGCGGCTAAGGCTCGCTCCGCCCTGGGGGAGGGCTTCGCCTCCTGCTTCTACGACCGGGTCGAGAGCGCCCTCGGAGTCGAGGTGATCGTTGTCCCGCTGTCCGAGGACGGGTACTCGCTGACTCTCGGGGGGCACAAGGTCATCGTCGTGGCGGCGACGGAGCACTGGTACCGGAGTAACTTCACCCTCGCCCATGAGCTCGGTCACTTCCTCGTCGAGGGTGCGTCCTCATTGGGCGGTCAGGAGGCCGAGGACATGGCGAATGCCTTCGCGGCCGACCTGCTCATGCCCGTGGAGCGTGTCGGTTCCGTTGACTGGGGGCGAGCGACGGCCGCGACCGTCGCCCAGTTGTGCTGGGAGCTTGGAGTGTCCACCCAAGCCCTGGAGGTCAGACTGAGGTACCTGCGTGTGACGCCCGGCGACGAAGCGCGCTCGGCGTTGGCTGCATCGACGGCAGCGCTGCTGAGGAACTCGCTCGCATCATCGGTGGCATCACCTGCCGAAGTGTCTGCGCGTGTGCAGTACTCCGCTCGCCGTCGGTTCCCTGAACGGGTTGTCACGGGGCTGCGCCGTGCGGTCGCGGACGGAAAGGCTCCCCAAGCATCGCTCTGCTGGGTGCTCGGCCTGCCCTCGCAGGAAGAGCGCGACGACGACGATGAGGCGGTCGACCCTCACGGGCTCGACAGGAACCAGGCACACGAGGCACTGGCCACCTTGAGGAAGCACGACCGTCACGTCCGCCCCGACGGGTTACGACCAGATCGTCAACGACCTGTGGGAGAAGCAAAGACAACGTGGGACGCAGCGCCGTGA
- a CDS encoding LppM family (lipo)protein, translating to MAISSLRRKITAALLLPTAALTLTACGGSVDFKIHDDDTFDLTMTVWDSTNSGALTKESCSEETMAGQGFGKSGLPEGVKPTYTFGDKDGSPSCTMEMKGVKLSDTKSTNGEGIKHEGDTYVFDWDVSSMRDSSRSTPPGIAVSANVTFPGEVTEHSGSSTVDGTKVTWKNILTESDTKLHAVGKDKGSGSSSGSSDSKLALILGIGGVVALLVIGGIVAAVVASKKKKAAASALPYGAPAVPGQPMQPGYDPAAGYGAAQPGYPQQYGQPGQQNHQQPPQQPYGNQY from the coding sequence ATGGCTATCTCCTCGCTGCGCCGCAAGATCACAGCGGCCCTCCTTCTCCCCACTGCCGCTCTCACCCTGACCGCCTGCGGTGGCAGCGTCGACTTCAAGATCCATGACGACGACACCTTCGACCTAACGATGACCGTGTGGGACAGCACGAACTCCGGAGCCCTGACGAAGGAATCCTGCTCGGAGGAAACGATGGCTGGCCAGGGATTCGGCAAGTCCGGTCTCCCGGAGGGGGTGAAGCCGACCTACACCTTCGGAGACAAGGACGGCAGTCCTTCGTGCACCATGGAGATGAAGGGCGTCAAGCTCAGTGACACGAAGTCAACCAACGGCGAGGGCATCAAGCACGAGGGCGACACGTACGTCTTCGACTGGGACGTGTCCAGCATGCGGGACAGCTCGCGGAGCACGCCTCCCGGAATCGCCGTCTCGGCCAATGTCACCTTCCCCGGCGAGGTGACCGAGCACTCCGGCAGCTCCACGGTTGATGGCACGAAGGTGACCTGGAAGAACATCCTGACCGAGTCCGACACCAAGCTGCACGCCGTCGGCAAGGACAAGGGCTCCGGCTCCTCCTCCGGTTCCTCCGACTCGAAGCTCGCGCTCATCCTGGGCATCGGCGGGGTCGTGGCCCTGCTCGTCATCGGTGGCATCGTGGCGGCGGTCGTCGCCTCCAAGAAGAAGAAGGCCGCGGCCTCGGCGCTGCCCTACGGCGCTCCCGCCGTTCCCGGCCAGCCGATGCAGCCCGGGTACGACCCCGCCGCCGGTTACGGCGCGGCGCAGCCCGGCTACCCGCAGCAGTACGGCCAGCCCGGGCAGCAGAACCACCAGCAGCCGCCCCAGCAGCCCTACGGCAATCAGTACTGA
- a CDS encoding adenylosuccinate synthase gives MPGIVVVGAQWGDEGKGKATDQFGQGVDYVVKFNGGNNAGHTVVIDGEKFAFHLLPAGVLTPGVTPIIGNGVVVDLEVLFAEIADIEARGKDASSLRISANAHLIPSYNRIMDQATERYLGDRQLGTTGRGIGPTYSDKMNRVGLRVQDLFDESILRQKVRGALDQKNGVLTKILGAGAVDPDAVADELLSYAERVRPMVIDCSLVLNNALDAGKTVLFEAGQATMLDIDHGTYPFVTSSNPTAGGACTGTGVGPTRIDSVIGVAKAYTTRVGEGPFPTELTDATGERLRAEGGEFGVTTGRPRRCGWHDAVVTRYAARVNGLTDLVLTKLDVLTGHEEIPICVAYDVDGERTDEMPLTQTGFHHATPIYEVMPGWAEDITGTREFSDLPRPARDYVERIEELAGCRVSAIGVGAGREATIVRHRLLG, from the coding sequence ATGCCAGGCATTGTCGTCGTTGGAGCCCAGTGGGGTGATGAGGGGAAGGGTAAGGCGACTGATCAGTTCGGCCAGGGCGTCGACTACGTCGTCAAGTTCAATGGTGGCAACAACGCCGGCCACACCGTCGTCATCGACGGCGAGAAGTTCGCCTTCCACCTCCTTCCCGCGGGCGTCCTCACCCCGGGCGTCACCCCGATCATCGGCAATGGCGTCGTCGTGGACCTGGAGGTCCTCTTTGCGGAGATCGCGGACATCGAGGCGCGCGGCAAGGACGCCTCCTCCCTGCGCATCTCGGCCAACGCCCACCTCATTCCCTCCTACAACCGCATCATGGACCAGGCCACCGAGCGCTACCTCGGTGACCGCCAGCTCGGCACCACCGGGCGCGGCATCGGCCCGACCTACTCGGACAAGATGAATCGCGTGGGCCTGCGCGTGCAGGACCTGTTCGATGAGTCGATTCTGCGCCAGAAGGTGCGCGGCGCCCTCGACCAGAAGAACGGGGTTCTCACCAAGATCCTGGGGGCTGGAGCCGTGGACCCCGATGCGGTCGCCGATGAGTTGCTGTCCTACGCCGAGCGCGTGCGACCCATGGTCATCGACTGCTCGCTCGTGCTCAACAACGCCCTCGACGCGGGCAAGACCGTCCTGTTCGAGGCGGGCCAGGCCACCATGCTCGACATCGACCACGGCACCTACCCCTTCGTCACCTCCTCCAACCCCACCGCCGGCGGCGCCTGCACCGGCACGGGGGTCGGCCCCACGCGCATCGACTCCGTCATCGGCGTGGCCAAGGCCTACACCACGCGCGTGGGGGAGGGCCCCTTCCCGACCGAGCTCACCGATGCCACGGGCGAGCGCCTGCGCGCCGAGGGAGGGGAGTTCGGCGTGACCACGGGCCGCCCGCGCCGCTGCGGATGGCACGACGCCGTCGTCACCCGGTACGCGGCGCGCGTCAACGGACTGACTGATCTCGTCCTCACCAAGCTCGATGTCCTCACCGGGCACGAGGAGATCCCCATCTGCGTGGCCTACGACGTCGACGGTGAGCGGACCGATGAGATGCCGCTGACCCAGACCGGCTTCCATCACGCCACGCCCATCTACGAGGTCATGCCCGGCTGGGCCGAGGACATCACGGGCACCCGGGAGTTCTCAGACCTGCCCCGGCCCGCGCGGGATTACGTGGAGCGCATCGAGGAGCTGGCGGGCTGCCGCGTGTCGGCAATCGGCGTGGGCGCCGGGCGCGAGGCGACGATCGTGCGCCACCGGCTCCTCGGCTGA
- a CDS encoding TrmH family RNA methyltransferase encodes MTDDVQEAYGPGHRPPLPPEEDRPADDREVGVGPWPGGEGAWPKDPRYDPELLREGDRRNVVDRYRYWRVEAVRADLASRAHPLQVAIENVSQDLNIGSIVRSANAFNVSGIHIVGRRRWNRRGAMVTDRYLDVRHHPGPEGLLAWAIAEGYEPIAIDNGPGSTPLEQARLPERCLMIFGSEGQGISEQLLAGCSRLHRIGQYGSTRSINVAAAAAVAMHAWVLQHGGPAPD; translated from the coding sequence GTGACTGATGATGTTCAAGAGGCATACGGTCCCGGCCATCGCCCCCCTCTGCCGCCTGAGGAGGACCGGCCGGCGGACGACCGGGAGGTCGGCGTCGGGCCCTGGCCCGGGGGAGAGGGCGCCTGGCCCAAGGACCCCCGGTACGACCCCGAGCTCCTGCGCGAGGGGGACCGGCGCAACGTCGTCGATCGCTACCGGTACTGGAGGGTGGAGGCCGTCCGCGCCGACCTCGCCTCCCGCGCCCACCCGCTCCAGGTGGCCATCGAGAACGTCAGCCAGGACCTCAATATCGGCTCCATCGTGCGCAGCGCCAACGCTTTCAACGTCTCCGGCATCCATATCGTGGGGCGGCGCCGCTGGAACCGTCGCGGCGCCATGGTCACTGACCGCTACCTTGACGTGCGCCACCACCCCGGACCGGAGGGCCTCCTCGCCTGGGCGATCGCCGAGGGCTATGAGCCGATCGCCATCGACAACGGCCCCGGCTCGACGCCGCTGGAGCAGGCGCGCCTCCCCGAGCGCTGCCTCATGATCTTCGGGTCGGAGGGCCAGGGCATCAGCGAGCAGCTCCTCGCGGGCTGCTCCCGCCTCCACCGGATCGGCCAGTACGGCTCCACCCGGTCAATCAACGTCGCGGCGGCCGCCGCCGTGGCGATGCACGCCTGGGTCCTCCAGCACGGCGGTCCCGCGCCCGACTGA